From the Solanum lycopersicum chromosome 10, SLM_r2.1 genome, one window contains:
- the LOC138338833 gene encoding uncharacterized protein, with product MKRVDNVAYELELPAELTVVHPVFHILLLKKCVGDPISIVPLENEVVKDSLFYEYVAVEILDRQVRRLRNKEVASIKVLWRSQSVEGATWEAEPAMKAKYPHIFPSDSTPS from the coding sequence ATGAAAAGGGTTGACAatgtggcatatgagttagagttgccagcagaattaACAGTAGTGCATCCAGTCTTTCACATCttactcttgaagaagtgtgtgggtgatccaatCTCTATAGTGCCATTGGAGAATGAggtggtgaaagatagtctttttTATGAGTATGTagcagttgagattcttgaccgtcaggttagaaggttaagaaacaaagaagttgCTTCAATCAAGGTTTTATGGAGAAGTCAGTCCGTGGaaggagctacttgggaagcagaaccagccatgaaagccaagtatcctcacatctttccttccgattcaaCTCCATCTTGA
- the LOC138338832 gene encoding uncharacterized protein — protein sequence MNVSYHPGKANIVADSLSRLSMGSIAHVEEERKELVKDVHRLSRLGVRLMSISDSGVTVRNGAKSSCVVEVKEKQDSDPILLDLKGVVHNKRVEVFSQGEDGVNHYQGRLCVPDVGELRQHILAEAYNSRYSIHPGATKMYRDLLEAYWWNDIMRDIEDFVSKCPNCQQVKVDNQKPGDRGPQFTSHFWKSFQKGLGIQVNLSTTFHPQMDGQMAPYEALYGCRYRSPVGWFKVGEAALVGPDSVLYAMEKVQLIRDRLKTSQSCQKSYADVRRRELEFQVNDWVFLKVSPMKGVMRFGKKGKLIPRYAGS from the exons atgaatgtgaGTTATCATCCTGGTAAGGCGAATATAGTAGCTGAttctcttagtagattatctatgggtagtatagcccatgttgaggaagaaaggaaggagctagtgaaggatgttcacaggctttcTCGTTTGGGGGTTCgtcttatgagcatatcagacagtggTGTAACAGTTCGGAATGGGGCAAAATCGTCTTGTGTAGTGGaagttaaggaaaagcaagataGTGACCCAATCTTGCTTGATCTTAAGGGTGTCGTCCATAAtaagagagtggaggttttctcccaaggggaagATGGTGTAAATCACTACCAGGGTAGATtatgtgttcctgatgtgggcgagttgagacaacatattcttgcagaagcctataactctaggtattctattcatccaggtgccactaagatgtaccgtgatCTGCTAGAAGCctattggtggaatgacatAATGAGGGATATAGAAGATTTCGtaagtaagtgccccaattgccagcaagtcaaggtagacaatcagaaaccaggag atagaggtcctcaatttacctctcatttctggaagtcatttcaaaaaggtcttggtatTCAAGTTAACCtcagtacaacatttcatccacagatggATGGACAG atggccccttatgaggctttatatgggtgTAGATATAGATCTCCTGTTGGTTGGTTtaaagtaggtgaagcagctttagtagggccagattcagtcctttatgctatggagaaagtgcaactcattagagatagacttaagacatccCAAAGttgtcagaaatcttatgcagatgtaaggagaagggaactagagttccaagttaatgattgggtttttcttaaagtctcacctatgaaaggggtgatgagatttggaaagaaagggaagctcattCCTAGATATGCAGGCTCTTAA